One part of the Mycobacterium marinum genome encodes these proteins:
- a CDS encoding HNH endonuclease signature motif containing protein yields MHSIAALLDALDAAVAAIGEADLGHLEPAARLRALQRLENARRRQAVVSHDVIAGLAAEDPADIGGPVYKVVADWLRISCAEARRRVHDAQQLSPRITLTGQSLPAELPATAQVWRRGLLDGQHVKVIAAFVRDLPRDTPADTVRQAEQFLARQAVQLRPDQLEKVANRAAVLINPDGKFSDADRARQRGFTWCAQRPDGMSIGKLIATPQLRAHLDAWLARFAAPGMCNPDDETPCVKGEPTDEGTAKDLRSPAQRRHDALNALLDGRLGDPKLGAHNGLPVTVIVSTTLRELTSGTGRAVTGGGTFVPMRDVIRMASRAYHYLAVFDEHSNRSLYLGRSRRLASADQRLVLYAQDRGCTHPGCDVPGYWCEVHHTDEWAAGGPTDVDKLTFACKPDHKLAGNGWRTTKLPNGRTAWIPPPQLDRGARTNDYHHPERLFDDEGP; encoded by the coding sequence ATGCATTCGATAGCCGCCTTGTTGGACGCGCTGGATGCGGCGGTGGCGGCGATCGGTGAAGCCGACCTTGGCCACCTCGAGCCCGCCGCTCGGCTGCGCGCGCTGCAGCGGCTGGAGAACGCGCGACGACGCCAAGCGGTGGTCAGCCACGACGTGATCGCGGGCCTGGCCGCCGAAGATCCGGCCGACATCGGCGGCCCGGTCTACAAGGTGGTCGCCGACTGGCTGCGCATCAGCTGCGCCGAAGCCCGTCGCCGGGTTCACGATGCCCAACAACTATCACCGCGCATCACGCTGACCGGCCAATCACTGCCGGCGGAACTGCCCGCCACGGCACAGGTGTGGCGCCGGGGCCTGCTGGATGGCCAGCACGTAAAGGTAATAGCGGCCTTCGTGCGCGATCTCCCCCGGGACACACCGGCCGACACGGTCAGACAAGCAGAACAATTTCTGGCCCGGCAAGCGGTGCAGCTGCGGCCCGACCAACTCGAAAAGGTCGCCAACCGCGCCGCGGTGCTGATCAATCCCGACGGAAAGTTCTCCGACGCCGACCGGGCCCGCCAGCGTGGCTTTACCTGGTGCGCTCAACGCCCCGACGGCATGAGCATCGGCAAGCTCATCGCCACCCCGCAACTGCGTGCCCATCTCGATGCGTGGCTGGCCCGGTTCGCCGCACCCGGCATGTGCAACCCCGATGACGAAACACCCTGCGTCAAAGGCGAACCCACCGACGAGGGCACCGCCAAAGATCTGCGCAGCCCCGCCCAGCGCCGCCACGACGCCCTCAACGCCCTGCTCGACGGCCGGCTGGGCGATCCAAAACTCGGTGCTCACAACGGATTGCCGGTGACGGTCATCGTGTCGACCACGCTGCGGGAACTAACTTCGGGCACGGGCCGCGCGGTGACCGGCGGTGGGACGTTTGTGCCCATGCGCGACGTGATCCGGATGGCCAGCCGCGCATATCACTACTTGGCGGTTTTCGACGAACATTCAAATCGCTCCCTGTATCTCGGACGATCTCGCCGACTGGCCTCGGCCGATCAGCGGCTGGTCCTCTACGCGCAGGACCGCGGCTGCACCCACCCGGGCTGCGACGTGCCCGGCTACTGGTGCGAAGTGCACCACACCGACGAGTGGGCGGCCGGCGGCCCAACCGACGTCGACAAACTCACCTTTGCCTGCAAACCCGATCACAAGCTGGCCGGAAATGGCTGGCGAACAACGAAACTCCCCAACGGACGGACCGCATGGATCCCGCCCCCACAGCTCGACCGCGGCGCACGCACCAATGACTACCATCACCCCGAACGCCTCTTCGACGACGAGGGGCCCTGA